The nucleotide window ACcaatacatacatatatatatatatatatatatatattatgtatttatttttatttatttactttttatatttttctttaaagAATATGCTAACGAAtcaatttcttttttatttcttttgaGAGGAATTTTGGTTCCTATATTATTTTCGTGGTTATACCTTAAATTTTCCCTTTCTTCCATTAcgttatttattttttttaataataatacaaaaacaaagttgaaaatatgaagaaaaaacgaattaatacatacaaagataattaaaaagttaaataattcagataaaataagttaggttttttttttttttttttcttctttaacCTATATTTAAATTGAATTAAAATGTACCGTTTTGTTCATGCAAAATGgtcattatatatatttaaaaaaaaagaaaaataccacattataatatattatattatataatccgtttagaatttttttctttaaatatataaatgaatgaataaattatatatataattacatatttatatttgtttatacatatttaaatattaagctagaataatataaatcacagttaaaaagaaaagaaatattagcctttaacaaaaaaaaaaaaaaaaatatatatatataatatataatatattatatacatatatatattatatatatgtatatataatgtattatattatcattacatttttgaaaatatttaaaatgttttatattttaagaataaaataataataataacatttagttcatttttttttttttttttttttttattaaatattattatatgtgtatatttataaattaatatatatttttgttttcaatttaaaataaaaaaaaaatatatactattatatatatatatataaaattatacgaacatttatattgttcacaagattaaaaaatagtttatttttttttgtaaaatacTCAcgttttatattataatttttgtttttttaccatataatataaataatataataaatatatatatatatatatatatttaatgtttaattatatagcatataatttttttaaaatagaTAAACGTTTATGACGTTTCTTATGTTTGAACTTTAATAGGTTAAACATTactatataaatattatatacatatatatatatatatatatatatatatatatatatatataaaggtaaaaatatatgattaacatattattgtatgtatataattatattcctttaaaaaaacgtatatatttatttaaaggCATTCATTTATGTGCTAAAAAGTTGgttatacaaaataaataaaaatataaaaatatatataaatatatatatatatatatatttatttatttatttatttatataacgTTGTGTTTCCTTTTGAATGTACCGGAAGATGAGCGAAAGCgataaatataatcatattaataaatatctaaacgaaaatgaagaaattCTTTTGAAAGAATTAAAGGGTAAATACGAATTTATGGATATGGAagaaataaagaattaCAAAGAGAAGAAACTTCATCATGAATTAACTTTAGAAGTTCAAAAGTTTGTTAATAACAAAGATGTGGAATTAATAGATAAGTTTCGTTTATTTTATACGTATTTATCACCATTAATAAccaaattaaaaaaaacaatatatgctgaattattatatatagtaaCAGTAGAGTTTGATACAAATTGGACAATAGAATATGTAAGAGAATCTGAAAAGAATTTAGAAAATGACAAGGATGcgataataatatatagatgtatattaatattaaaatatataaaattagaagattataaaaattgtgAAGCAGAAATTGAAAATgcaaaaaatatgttaCAAGGTGTTATAGGTTTAAATATCGTAGCtcataaattttataattatgcTTTAATGTGTTATTATAAAGCTTTAAAGAAATCAgatttatatgtaaaatatgCACTTTTATATTTAGCATATACACCATTAAATGATTTAAATGATTATGACAAGATAGATATAggaacatatatatgtatacattcTATAATTAGTgaaaatgtatataatattggTGAAATTATACAACTAccattaataaatatatgtataaaaaataatgaagaaacAAATTGGttatatgaattaatatatatatataatgaaggTAATATTGATTCTTTTAATGAAACTATTGAAAAatatcaatataatattgaaaattgtatattaaaaaattatcaacataatatgttaaaaaaaatgactCTACTAGCATTAATGGATCTAgcttttaaaaaaaaaaaacaaagagaagatatttcttttattgAAATTGCACAACATTGTAAAATAGATATTAATGAAGTTgaaaaaatgttaataacagcaaaaagtaaaaatattattacttgCAAAATTGACGAAATTCAGAAAACAGTTAAAATTACATGGGTTAAACCAAGAGTActtaataatgaaaaaatttattttatgaaagAAAGTATAGACAAGTGGATCAACAATTCTAAAAACCTCATTACATATATGGAAGACTTATCAGTCGAATTGTTGATATCTTGAGcagtttttttttttttttttattaaaattgaAAGAATGaaaacttttttttaaaaatgtatacatatgttTATTAAGTACACATGTCAAAAGGATATCATATAcaattgtatatatatatatatatatatatatatatgtgtgtctttatatattatatatatgtttttatttttttcctttaaatataaaatgtatatacatGGAAATATAGtcaatttaaaaaaataaaataacttacacatataacatatatatatatatataattttgattatttttatatcatacTATTGAGTAATATTATGAgcataatatttaatatttaacaTTTTTGTCATATCCCCAAATATGctatacaaaaaaaaaaaaaaatattatatacataagaatatacttttatgtataatttcTTAATATGCATTATTTCCATGTTACGAAAACATCATCAGTTCGATATCTCTGATGAATAGTTATATtgttaaaattatatatatctttattttttgcATGTAGATATTCTAAATATCCGGTATATGCAATCATAGCTCCATTATCAACACAATAACTGTGATCCATGAATccaattttaatatttttttgtttcgccatttttttcatcatattttGAAGGAATAAATTACATCCAACTCCTCCTACAATAATAACCTCTTTACTATTTGTAAATGCTATAGCTCTTTCTGTAATTTCAATAAGCATACTAAAAATATGATGTTGTAAGCTATAGcatatttgtatttttcttttttcttcatctgTAAGATCAATTATATCTTgttcttcttcatttacACTTTTTTCATAGAAGTCACTAGCAGTCTCAATAGAACAATTATCATCaatatattcatcattCTCTCCGTAATTTTCTTTATGTTCACTttcaaaaattatattgtCTTCATAGTAGGAATTACCTTTAAGACCAGcaacataaaataatttattatttttctgAAAGCtattactactattattatcatcatcatttatattttgcACGGTACCGTTATGATTATCTATAATATCTTCTTTCACCTTATcataatcatttttatagTTATCATTTAAAGGTTCAATATTCTTAAACGTTTCCTTTCCTAGTTCATTTTgattatacatattattgttattttgATTAGATTCAATTGTTTGTTCATTCACATTTTctattttacattttttatttatattactatATGTATCTTTTTGTTGTTCTTGCTGTTGTTTCTTTTcattacattttattttataatcatattGGTTATCCTTTCGTTTTTCATTGCATCTTTGATTGGTTGTTTGTTTTTCTAACTTATTTAATGTTTTTGACTTcttattcatatatttgGAAAAATATTTGGTGATATAAAAATCGTACCCACTAAAAGATATATCCATACCTTTGATAGTATAAGgaaagaataataattctgTAAAGTCTTCgatttttttattatcatttatttgttcatCATTTAATTCATTTGAGTTGAAGTCATTATCTTTCATTTGTTGTTGCTTCTTCATAagatttttatttttatttttatttttatttcttttcataatatttagtagatatttttttctagCTAATAGTTCTACATTATATCCTGGGGAAGGTGCATTagatatttttaaaattctTGCTGAGCGATCAATAACATTACCTATAGCAATATCTAAGGTTTCTCctattatttcatatttctttttatgatcattataatatataatttgtgTATTACTTCCACTCACATAAAGTACTATAggattatataattttgttataaatataccCATTTCGATATGAGCAATACAATGATTAACACCAACCACGggtatattaaaataagaatGTAATATTTTCGCTATATTATAACCTATATAAAGAGCTGATCCGATACCTGGACCTTTCGTGTAACATATTAATGTAATATcacttatttttatatttactttttttaaacaacTCTTTATCATATCAACAATGTAATATCTATGATGAGCACTAATTTCTCTAGGTATAAATCCACATCCTATTTCAGATATATATGTCCTTCTCATATTTACTAAAATCTTCatatcttcatttataATACTTATGCCTAATTTATTAGCGCTTCCTTCTATGcctaaaatatatttcttccCATTCTTTTTATCAACTTCCATATTGTCAACcatacataaaatataaataaaatataaatgaaaatataaaaatataaaaatatatataaatatatatgtatatatatatatatatatatatatatatatgtatttttttttttctttttttcccttattataacatatttttgaaaaaatcTAATTAAAATCAGAAATTgttcattaaaaaaaaaaaaaaaaaaaaaaaaaaaaaaaaaaaattaaaaattttataaaaaaaaaaaatttataaaaaaaaaataataatattNNNNNNNNNNNNNNNNNNNNNNNNNNNNNNNNNNNNNNNNNNNNNNNNNNNNNNNNNNNNNNNNNNNNNNNNNNNNNNNNNNNNNNNNNNNNNNNNNNNNNNNNNNNNNNNNNNNNNNNNNNNNNNNNNNNNNNNNNNNNNNNNNNNNNNNNNNNNNNNNNNNNNNNNN belongs to Plasmodium reichenowi strain SY57 chromosome 10, whole genome shotgun sequence and includes:
- a CDS encoding 26S proteasome regulatory subunit RPN9, putative, whose product is MSESDKYNHINKYLNENEEILLKELKGKYEFMDMEEIKNYKEKKLHHELTLEVQKFVNNKDVELIDKFRLFYTYLSPLITKLKKTIYAELLYIVTVEFDTNWTIEYVRESEKNLENDKDAIIIYRCILILKYIKLEDYKNCEAEIENAKNMLQGVIGLNIVAHKFYNYALMCYYKALKKSDLYVKYALLYLAYTPLNDLNDYDKIDIGTYICIHSIISENVYNIGEIIQLPLINICIKNNEETNWLYELIYIYNEGNIDSFNETIEKYQYNIENCILKNYQHNMLKKMTLLALMDLAFKKKKQREDISFIEIAQHCKIDINEVEKMLITAKSKNIITCKIDEIQKTVKITWVKPRVLNNEKIYFMKESIDKWINNSKNLITYMEDLSVELLIS
- a CDS encoding glycoprotease, putative gives rise to the protein MVDNMEVDKKNGKKYILGIEGSANKLGISIINEDMKILVNMRRTYISEIGCGFIPREISAHHRYYIVDMIKSCLKKVNIKISDITLICYTKGPGIGSALYIGYNIAKILHSYFNIPVVGVNHCIAHIEMGIFITKLYNPIVLYVSGSNTQIIYYNDHKKKYEIIGETLDIAIGNVIDRSARILKISNAPSPGYNVELLARKKYLLNIMKRNKNKNKNKNLMKKQQQMKDNDFNSNELNDEQINDNKKIEDFTELLFFPYTIKGMDISFSGYDFYITKYFSKYMNKKSKTLNKLEKQTTNQRCNEKRKDNQYDYKIKCNEKKQQQEQQKDTYSNINKKCKIENVNEQTIESNQNNNNMYNQNELGKETFKNIEPLNDNYKNDYDKVKEDIIDNHNGTVQNINDDDNNSSNSFQKNNKLFYVAGLKGNSYYEDNIIFESEHKENYGENDEYIDDNCSIETASDFYEKSVNEEEQDIIDLTDEEKRKIQICYSLQHHIFSMLIEITERAIAFTNSKEVIIVGGVGCNLFLQNMMKKMAKQKNIKIGFMDHSYCVDNGAMIAYTGYLEYLHAKNKDIYNFNNITIHQRYRTDDVFVTWK